TCATTGGCCGGGAGGGGCGGGGTGGGCGGCAGCGAAAAGAGGGTCGGATCATTGGAACTCACCCTTCCAGCCTAGGCCCGGCGCGGTTCTGCGGTGCTCGCACGCCGTCGGACCGGAAGTTGTGACGCCGGCGGAACCACCCCGAATGACAAGGCTGTTATTTCCGAACTAGCATGGATGGGAAACCGACAACCGATCTGGGAGCATCCTGTGGCCGAAACAACCGAAGCCTTCTCAATGGACGGCACGGTTGACCCCGACAGTCCGCTCGGGGAACAGGAACAGCAGATGCTCGCGCTGGAGCGGGCCTGGTGGAAATACGCCGGGGCGAAGGAACAGGCCATCCGCGAGCTGTTCGGCATGTCCGCCACCCGTTATTACCAGGTCCTCAACGCGTTGATCGATACCGAGGACGCTCTGGCTCACGACCCGATGCTGGTCAAGAGACTGCGTAGACTACGTACCACCCGTCAGCGCGCGCGTACCGCCCGTCGTTCAGGCTCTGACGTCTAACCGGCGCCACCTGAGACCAAGGACAGATACCCAACCATGAGCAAATATCCCCGGGATGAGTTTGACAAGGTTCCCGAGACGTCGTCGCGGCAGGGTGTCCACCGGGAACGGCTGATCCCCTCGCGGTCGGGCAGTCTCGCCCTGATCATTACCGTCGGAGTGCTGGCCCTGGTTCTTGGACTCGCTGCTTATTTCGTCCTGCCGCGCCTGGGCATCGGACAGGGCGACGGCGCTTCGGCGCCCGCCTCGAATTCGTCCACCCCCGCGGAAAGCCCGGAATCGCGGCCCGCTGGGACGGAAACGGCGGAGCCCGCACCGTCTGCCAGCCCCACGCCGAGCGCCTCGCCGAGCCCCACGCCGTCGCCGACCCCAGCAGCCGTCGTGGACCGGTCCCAGCCTGTGGTGGTGCTGAACGCAAGCGGCATCGGGGGACTCGGAGCCAACGTCTCGGCACTGATTGCGGCCGACGGCTGGACCACCGCACAGGTCGCCAACTGGGGCGGAACGCCCCTGCAAACGTCAGTCATTTTCTACGGCAACGCCGAGCAGCTGCCGAACGCGCAGGAGCTGTCGAGGGTACTGGGCATCCCCAACCTCCGCGAGTCCCCGGAGTTTACTTTGGTGACCGTCGCGCCCGGCCCCGGGTTCCAGTAACCGGCCGAAAGAGCCCCCGACCGTAAAAACTCCATAACGATCCTGCATCCACGTTTGTGGCCCGGATCACGCTGGCTAAAGTGAGTGCCAGCCGTGCGACGCCGGCCCGGGACCAGGCAAGGATATCCGCCCAACCCAGGCCGCCTGTCCGCCGGACCGTTCCGCCACGGCATCCGGCGGAACGAACGAGCGAAACAAGGTTGGAGAAACGCAATGGCGCAGGGGATCGTCAAATGGTTCAACGGGGAAAAAGGGTACGGGTTCATCACGCTGGACGAGGCCCAGACGGATGTTTTCGTGCATTGGTCTGCGATCCAGGCGTCGGGGTACCGCACGCTGGAAGAAGGCCAGCGCGTGGAGTTTGAAATTGGAGAAGGCCAGAAAGGTCCGCAGGCGGAAGACGTGCGCACCGTTTAGCGGCGGACCGCCGCAGCCGAGGCGGCGGCCCCGGTCCGGGGCTGCCGCCGTTTTCGTGCGCCGGGAGATCGCGCCGGACCCGCGGCGCACCTGTGTTGATGAATGTGACGACGGCAGCGATGAGCCGTGATCGCTTGCACTCAGTGTGTGGGAGTGCTAATTATTGACTTAGCACTCTTGCCGTATGACTGCTAAATGCGGTCGGCGTTGAGTGAAAAAGCAAGCCACTGAGGTGAGGACCTGCGGGAGCGTAAAGAGATCGCCCCTCAAGGTCCGTCCGTCGCGGGCACCGCAGTCTGGAATGCAACATCCTGCAGCAAGCATGACTGTTCCGAAAGGACGAAAGCCGTTATGGCCAAGATCATTGCATTTGACGAAGAGGCCCGCCGCGGCCTTGAGCGCGGACTGAACATCCTCGCCGACGCCGTGAAGGTCACGCTGGGCCCGCGCGGCCGCAACGTGGTCCTCGAAAAGAAGTGGGGCGCACCCACCATCACGAACGACGGCGTTTCCATCGCCAAGGAGATCGAGCTCGACGATCCCTACGAAAAGATCGGCGCCGAGCTGGTCAAGGAAGTTGCCAAGAAGACTGACGATGTTGCCGGTGACGGCACCACCACGGCAACCGTCCTGGCCCAGGCCCTGGTCAAGGAAGGCCTGCGCAACGTTGCCGCCGGCGCCGACCCGCTGAGCCTGAAGCGCGGCATCGAGAAGGCTGTCGAGGCCGTCACGGCCGAGCTGCTGTCCTCTGCCAAGGAAATCGAAACCAAAGAGCAGATTGCTGCCACGGCTTCCATCTCCGCCGGTGACCAGCAGATCGGCGACCTGATCGCCGAAGCTCTGGACAAGGTCGGCAAGGAAGGCGTCATCACCGTCGAAGAGTCCAACACCTTCGGCCTTGAGCTTGAGCTCACGGAAGGTATGCGCTTCGACAAGGGTTACATCTCCGGATACTTCGTGACTGACGCTGAGCGCCAGGAAACGGTTCTGGAAGACCCGTACATCCTGATCGTCAACTCGAAGATCTCCAACGTCAAGGATCTCGTTGCGGTCCTCGAGAAGATCATGCAGTCCGGCAAGCCGCTGCTGATCATCGCCGAAGACGTTGAGGGCGAAGCCCTGGCGACGCTGGTTGTCAACAAGATCCGCGGCACGTTCAAGTCGGTTGCCGTCAAGGCTCCGGGCTTCGGCGACCGCCGCAAGGCCCAGCTCGCAGACATCGCCATCCTCACCGGTGGCCAGGTCATCGCCGAGGAAGTCGGCCTGAAGCTGGAAAACGCCACGCTGGACCTGCTGGGCAAGGCTCGCAAGGTCGTTGTCACCAAGGACGAGACCACGATCGTGGAAGGCGCCGGTGACCCCGAGGAAATCGCGGGCCGCGTCAACCAGATCCGTGCCGAGATCGAGAACTCCGATTCCGATTACGACCGCGAGAAGCTGCAGGAACGCCTGGCCAAGCTGGCCGGCGGCGTTGCAGTCATCAAGGCCGGCGCAGCCACTGAGGTTGAGCTGAAAGAGCGCAAGCACCGCATTGAGGACGCTGTCCGCAACGCCAAGGCTGCGGTTGAAGAAGGCATCGTCGCCGGTGGCGGCGTTGCCCTCATCCAGGCCGGCCTGAAGGCCTTCGCCAACCTCAACCTTGAGGGTGACGAAGCAACGGGCGCGAACATCGTGCGCGTAGCCATCGATGCTCCGCTGAAGCAGATCGCCTTCAACGCAGGCATGGAGCCGGGCGTTGTTGTCGACAAGGTTCGCGGCCTGCCCGAAGGCTGGGGCCTGAACGCTGCAACCGGCGAGTACGAAGACCTGCTGGCTGCCGGCGTCAATGACCCGGTAAAGGTGACCCGCTCTGCCCTGCAGAACGCGGCCTCCATCGCCGGTCTGTTCCTGACCACCGAAGCAGTGGTTGCCGACAAGCCCGAAAAGGCTGCACCGGCAATGGGCGGCGGCGACGAAATGGGCGGCATGGGCGGTATGGGCGGCTTCTAGCAGCCCTGGACCGTTCCGGCCCTGGACCGTCTGGTGCACGCCGGAACGGTCTGACCCGGAACGGTCCGCCCTGACGCGCTGCTGATTGAAGCAGCGCGTTGAACGACTGTTCGGCGCGCGAGTATTTCAGCGCAGCACACCTGTTTCAGTACACCTGGTTCAGTGCAGAGGCGCGGCATCCCCGAGGGGATGCCGCGCCTCTTGCGTTCCGTGTGCTGCCGGCTGCCTGCTATCTTCTGCCTGCGGCGTCCAGTTCGTGTTCTGCCCGCGCGCCTTGGCCGCGGTTCAGTGGCGGAACAATGCGACGTTGGCGGCCTCAGTTTCGGCGTACTGCACCGAGGCATAGCCCAGTGCTTGATTGATGTTAGTCAGGGATTCCTCCACCTTGGCCTGCGTGCTGCGCCATTCCGCGACCAGCGACTGGAAGTTCGCCGAGGCCTGCCCCTGCCATGACTCGCTGAGTGACTGCAGCCCGGACTGCATCCGGTTGATATCCGACTGCAACCGATCGATCGTGCCTCGGACCTCGGCGCTTTTTGCATCCAGGGCCTCGCTGTCCACTGAGACTATTGCCATTGTTCTAGCTCCCTTCGAAAGGTCATTGAGCCTTCGACGCTAGGCCAGGGGGCGGCACTTTCGGCCTCGGAGCCGCAGGCCGTGGACAACGTCGGCGAAAACGGCTCCTGAGCAGCCCTGTGGAGGACGAAAGCTGTGGAGGACAGGAGCTGTGGAGGAGCACATGAGAGAGATGGAGGAGCACCGCAGAGCTGTGGAGGAGGACGGGACCGTGCGGCAAGACCGCCGGGAAGACTTCCCCGGCTAGGTGCTCCGGTCGGCGTCGAAATCTTCCGGGGCCCGGTAGGGCAGCCGGATGGACATCGTGGCGCCGCCGCCTTCGGTGTCCGAGAGGCGGACAGTGCCGTCGTGCTGAGCCACCAGCGCCGCGACGATGGCGAGGCCAAGGCCGGTGCCCCCGGTTTCTCGGTAGCGGGAGGAGTCAGCGCGGTAGAAGCGTTCAAAGACGCGCGCGGCGTCTTCCTCCGAGATGCCGGGGCCATGGTCCCGCACCTCCAGAACCGCGTCTGAGCGGTTGTGGATGACGGGGGCCACTCCCACGGCAATCTCGATGGGGGACCCGTCGGGCGTGTAGCGCAGGGCATTGGTGATCAGGTTCGCCACGACCTGCCGCAGCCGGGCCTCATCACCGACGGTGGGTGCCGGCCGGGGCTGCTGGCCGTCCAGCCC
This genomic interval from Arthrobacter sp. zg-Y820 contains the following:
- a CDS encoding LytR C-terminal domain-containing protein — encoded protein: MSKYPRDEFDKVPETSSRQGVHRERLIPSRSGSLALIITVGVLALVLGLAAYFVLPRLGIGQGDGASAPASNSSTPAESPESRPAGTETAEPAPSASPTPSASPSPTPSPTPAAVVDRSQPVVVLNASGIGGLGANVSALIAADGWTTAQVANWGGTPLQTSVIFYGNAEQLPNAQELSRVLGIPNLRESPEFTLVTVAPGPGFQ
- a CDS encoding cold-shock protein, whose translation is MAQGIVKWFNGEKGYGFITLDEAQTDVFVHWSAIQASGYRTLEEGQRVEFEIGEGQKGPQAEDVRTV
- a CDS encoding WXG100 family type VII secretion target, which encodes MAIVSVDSEALDAKSAEVRGTIDRLQSDINRMQSGLQSLSESWQGQASANFQSLVAEWRSTQAKVEESLTNINQALGYASVQYAETEAANVALFRH
- a CDS encoding DUF3263 domain-containing protein — its product is MDGTVDPDSPLGEQEQQMLALERAWWKYAGAKEQAIRELFGMSATRYYQVLNALIDTEDALAHDPMLVKRLRRLRTTRQRARTARRSGSDV
- the groL gene encoding chaperonin GroEL (60 kDa chaperone family; promotes refolding of misfolded polypeptides especially under stressful conditions; forms two stacked rings of heptamers to form a barrel-shaped 14mer; ends can be capped by GroES; misfolded proteins enter the barrel where they are refolded when GroES binds); translation: MAKIIAFDEEARRGLERGLNILADAVKVTLGPRGRNVVLEKKWGAPTITNDGVSIAKEIELDDPYEKIGAELVKEVAKKTDDVAGDGTTTATVLAQALVKEGLRNVAAGADPLSLKRGIEKAVEAVTAELLSSAKEIETKEQIAATASISAGDQQIGDLIAEALDKVGKEGVITVEESNTFGLELELTEGMRFDKGYISGYFVTDAERQETVLEDPYILIVNSKISNVKDLVAVLEKIMQSGKPLLIIAEDVEGEALATLVVNKIRGTFKSVAVKAPGFGDRRKAQLADIAILTGGQVIAEEVGLKLENATLDLLGKARKVVVTKDETTIVEGAGDPEEIAGRVNQIRAEIENSDSDYDREKLQERLAKLAGGVAVIKAGAATEVELKERKHRIEDAVRNAKAAVEEGIVAGGGVALIQAGLKAFANLNLEGDEATGANIVRVAIDAPLKQIAFNAGMEPGVVVDKVRGLPEGWGLNAATGEYEDLLAAGVNDPVKVTRSALQNAASIAGLFLTTEAVVADKPEKAAPAMGGGDEMGGMGGMGGF